A DNA window from Paenibacillus andongensis contains the following coding sequences:
- a CDS encoding Ger(x)C family spore germination protein: protein MKKAWKLYFALLLTILCLTGCWDFQEPNQLAFITGVALDLTNDGQFEISSQIAIPSVIGGQDSGGGGENKKSFRVVSAAGKNIMDAGQNLQTQISRALFYGHRQTILIGQRMAEHGVGNFLDMFIRNPQSELRSTIYVVKDGLGKDLLSLEPIFDPYTATALVNEQASLGLKPYFYRKFLSDALSQGIHPLLPAVSSTSLKKYTYAGTAVFNKDDGMKLVGFLDTKKSYYANWILDRLNGFTVTAFVPEGNGIVSLQLQSLDRQIRSKKVKDQIQIEVRLTGKGLLVENSSNLDPTKRKDLRIIQDKLSQTTQKSIQQLIEKVQKQYNTDIFGFGQSVHEQHPHKWKALKQEWNKIFAELSVSVEVDLQCKDPGQTTTSFMGIP, encoded by the coding sequence ATGAAAAAAGCGTGGAAACTTTACTTTGCATTGCTCCTTACGATATTGTGTTTAACCGGTTGTTGGGACTTTCAGGAACCGAATCAGCTCGCATTCATTACCGGTGTAGCGTTAGATCTAACGAATGACGGACAGTTTGAAATTAGTTCACAAATCGCGATTCCCTCGGTTATTGGGGGACAAGATTCTGGCGGCGGCGGTGAAAATAAAAAAAGCTTCCGCGTCGTGTCCGCAGCCGGAAAGAACATTATGGATGCAGGACAAAACTTGCAGACTCAGATTTCCCGAGCTTTGTTTTACGGTCATCGCCAGACGATTCTCATCGGACAGCGAATGGCCGAGCATGGAGTGGGCAACTTTCTCGACATGTTTATTCGTAATCCTCAATCGGAGCTTCGTTCAACGATCTATGTTGTAAAAGACGGTTTAGGGAAAGACCTCCTTTCATTGGAGCCTATTTTTGATCCTTATACAGCGACGGCGCTGGTTAATGAACAAGCTTCTTTAGGCCTAAAACCCTATTTTTACCGAAAGTTTTTATCGGATGCTTTGAGTCAAGGCATACATCCCTTATTGCCGGCTGTCAGCTCAACGTCTTTAAAAAAGTATACATATGCGGGAACTGCCGTGTTTAACAAAGACGATGGCATGAAATTGGTGGGATTCTTAGATACGAAAAAATCCTATTACGCCAATTGGATACTGGACCGGTTAAACGGGTTTACCGTCACCGCTTTCGTCCCCGAAGGAAATGGAATCGTCAGTTTACAATTGCAATCATTAGATCGGCAAATCCGATCGAAAAAGGTCAAAGATCAAATACAAATTGAAGTTCGTCTCACAGGAAAGGGATTACTTGTCGAAAATAGTTCGAATCTCGATCCAACTAAGCGAAAGGATCTGCGAATCATCCAAGATAAGCTCAGTCAAACAACTCAGAAATCGATACAGCAGCTCATCGAAAAAGTACAAAAGCAGTATAATACGGATATTTTCGGGTTTGGTCAAAGCGTTCACGAACAACATCCACATAAGTGGAAGGCATTGAAACAAGAGTGGAATAAGATTTTCGCTGAACTGTCTGTTTCAGTCGAGGTTGATCTTCAATGCAAGGACCCGGGCCAAACGACTACCTCATTTATGGGCATTCCCTAA